In Dendropsophus ebraccatus isolate aDenEbr1 chromosome 14, aDenEbr1.pat, whole genome shotgun sequence, the following proteins share a genomic window:
- the KAT7 gene encoding histone acetyltransferase KAT7 isoform X6: MVVTASRRPMLRDFGCYRWRCPRRLTRNAGSSSDGTEDSDFSTDMEHTDSSESDANSRGPARITRSTARLSQSSQDAKNAGDHDESPPRTPTGNAPSSESDIDISSPNVSHDESIAKDMSMKDSGSDLSHRPKRRRFHESYNFNMKCPTPGCNSLGHLTGKHERHFSISGCPLYHNLSADECKNCDEFQVRGQSRDKQVEDRMLSHRQDENNRHATRHQAPTERQLRYKEKVTEMRKKRNSGLTKEQKEKYMEHRQTYGNTREPLLENLTSEYDLELFRRAQARASEDLEKLRLQGQITEGSNMIKTIVFGRYELDTWYHSPYPEEYARLGRLYMCEFCLKYMKSQTILRRHMAKCVWKHPPGDEIYRKGSISVFEVDGKKNKIYCQNLCLLAKLFLDHKTLYYDVEPFLFYVMTEADNTGCHLIGYFSKEKNSFLNYNVSCILTMPQYMRQGYGKMLIDFSYLLSKVEEKVGSPERPLSDLGLISYRSYWKEVLLRYLHTFQGKEISIKEISQETAVNPVDIVSTLQALQMLKYWKGKHLVLKRQDLIDEWAAKEAKRSNSNKTMDPSCLKWTPPKGT; this comes from the exons ATGGTGGTGACAGCGTcccggcgtcccatgctccgtgATTTTGGCTGTTATAGGTGGAGATGTCCTCGCAGACTGACC aggaatgctggaagcagtTCGGATGGGACAGAAGATTCCGATTTCTCTACAGACATGGAGCACACAGATAGTTCTGAAAGTGACGCCAACTCCCGAGGTCCTGCACGCATCACACGGTCCACTGCCCGGCTCAGCCAGAGCTCTCAAG ATGCTAAAAATGCCGGGGATCATGACGAATCCCCACCACGCACTCCTACCGGAAATGCCCCATCGTCAGAATCTGATATAGACATTTCAAGCCCCAACGTTTCTCATGATGAGAGCATTGCAAAGGACATGTCCATGAAGGACTCTGGCAGTGACCTGTCACACAGACCCAAGCGAAGACGGTTCCATGAAAGCTACAACTTCAATATGAAGTGTCCTACTCCCGGCTGCAACTCTCTAG GGCACCTCACTGGGAAACACGAGAGGCACTTCTCAATTTCCGGCTGCCCACTATACCACAACCTCTCTGCGGACGAGTGCAAG AATTGTGATGAATTTCAGGTAAGAGGACAGAGTCGTGACAAACAGGTCGAAGACCGAATGTTGTCCCATAGGCAGGATGAGAACAACAGGCATGCTACACGGCACCAG GCTCCCACTGAACGTCAGCTACGGTATAAAGAAAAGGTCACTGAAATGAGGAAGAAACGCAACTCTGGCTTAACCAAAGAACAGAAGGAGAAGTATATG GAACATAGACAGACATATGGCAACACGAGGGAGCCGCTGTTGGAAAACCTTACTAGCGAATATGATCTTGAACTTTTCCGAAGGGCCCAGGCCAGGGCGTCTGAGGACTTG GAGAAACTTCGTTTACAGGGACAGATCACAGAAGGAAGCAACATGATAAAGACAATAGTGTTTGGCCGATATGAATTGGACACCTGGTATCACTCTCCGTACCCTGAGGAGTATGCTCGGCTAGGGCGGCTGTACATGTGTGAGTTCTGTCTCAAGTACATGAAGAGTCAAACAATCCTACGCCGGCACATG GCGAAATGTGTGTGGAAGCATCCTCCTGGGGATGAGATCTATCGCAAGGGATCTATCTCTGTTTTTGAAGTAGACGGCAAGAAGAATAAG ATCTACTGCCAGAACCTGTGCCTCCTCGCCAAGCTGTTTTTAGACCACAAAACCCTTTATTACGATGTGGAACCTTTTCTGTTCTATGTAATGACTGAAGCTGACAATACCGGCTGCCATCTTATAGGCTACTTCTCAAAG GAAAAGAACTCTTTCCTGAACTACAATGTGTCGTGTATCCTGACTATGCCGCAGTACATGAGACAGGGTTATGGGAAGATGCTAATAGACTTCA GCTACTTGCTATCCAAGGTGGAGGAGAAGGTGGGGTCTCCAGAACGCCCTCTCTCTGACCTTGGTCTAATAAGCTACCGTAGTTACTGGAAGGAGGTTCTGTTACGATACCTGCACACTTTCCAGGGCAAGGAAATCTCTATCAAAG AAATTAGCCAGGAGACGGCTGTAAATCCTGTCGATATTGTGAGCACCCTGCAGGCCTTACAGATGCTGAAATACTGGAAGGGAAAGCATCTTGTACTAAAGAGACAG GATTTAATTGATGAATGGGCAGCAAAAGAAGCCAAAAGAAGCAACAGCAATAAGACAATGGACCCGAGCTGCCTGAAATGGACACCCCCCAAAGGaacatga
- the KAT7 gene encoding histone acetyltransferase KAT7 isoform X2, whose translation MVVTASRRPMLRDFGCYRWRCPRRLTRNAGSSSDGTEDSDFSTDMEHTDSSESDANSRGPARITRSTARLSQSSQDSSPVGNLQSFGAEEPAYSTRRVTRSQQQPTPVTPKKYPLRQTRSSGSETEQAVDFCDRDAKNAGDHDESPPRTPTGNAPSSESDIDISSPNVSHDESIAKDMSMKDSGSDLSHRPKRRRFHESYNFNMKCPTPGCNSLGHLTGKHERHFSISGCPLYHNLSADECKVRGQSRDKQVEDRMLSHRQDENNRHATRHQAPTERQLRYKEKVTEMRKKRNSGLTKEQKEKYMEHRQTYGNTREPLLENLTSEYDLELFRRAQARASEDLEKLRLQGQITEGSNMIKTIVFGRYELDTWYHSPYPEEYARLGRLYMCEFCLKYMKSQTILRRHMAKCVWKHPPGDEIYRKGSISVFEVDGKKNKIYCQNLCLLAKLFLDHKTLYYDVEPFLFYVMTEADNTGCHLIGYFSKEKNSFLNYNVSCILTMPQYMRQGYGKMLIDFSYLLSKVEEKVGSPERPLSDLGLISYRSYWKEVLLRYLHTFQGKEISIKEISQETAVNPVDIVSTLQALQMLKYWKGKHLVLKRQDLIDEWAAKEAKRSNSNKTMDPSCLKWTPPKGT comes from the exons ATGGTGGTGACAGCGTcccggcgtcccatgctccgtgATTTTGGCTGTTATAGGTGGAGATGTCCTCGCAGACTGACC aggaatgctggaagcagtTCGGATGGGACAGAAGATTCCGATTTCTCTACAGACATGGAGCACACAGATAGTTCTGAAAGTGACGCCAACTCCCGAGGTCCTGCACGCATCACACGGTCCACTGCCCGGCTCAGCCAGAGCTCTCAAG ATTCCAGCCCGGTTGGCAATCTGCAATCGTTTGGTGCAGAGGAGCCGGCCTACTCCACTCGGAGGGTGACCCGCAGCCAGCAGCAGCCCACCCCCGTGACTCCGAAAAAATACCCGCTCCGACAGACCCGCTCATCGGGATCGGAAACCGAGCAAGCGGTGGACTTTTGTGACAGAG ATGCTAAAAATGCCGGGGATCATGACGAATCCCCACCACGCACTCCTACCGGAAATGCCCCATCGTCAGAATCTGATATAGACATTTCAAGCCCCAACGTTTCTCATGATGAGAGCATTGCAAAGGACATGTCCATGAAGGACTCTGGCAGTGACCTGTCACACAGACCCAAGCGAAGACGGTTCCATGAAAGCTACAACTTCAATATGAAGTGTCCTACTCCCGGCTGCAACTCTCTAG GGCACCTCACTGGGAAACACGAGAGGCACTTCTCAATTTCCGGCTGCCCACTATACCACAACCTCTCTGCGGACGAGTGCAAG GTAAGAGGACAGAGTCGTGACAAACAGGTCGAAGACCGAATGTTGTCCCATAGGCAGGATGAGAACAACAGGCATGCTACACGGCACCAG GCTCCCACTGAACGTCAGCTACGGTATAAAGAAAAGGTCACTGAAATGAGGAAGAAACGCAACTCTGGCTTAACCAAAGAACAGAAGGAGAAGTATATG GAACATAGACAGACATATGGCAACACGAGGGAGCCGCTGTTGGAAAACCTTACTAGCGAATATGATCTTGAACTTTTCCGAAGGGCCCAGGCCAGGGCGTCTGAGGACTTG GAGAAACTTCGTTTACAGGGACAGATCACAGAAGGAAGCAACATGATAAAGACAATAGTGTTTGGCCGATATGAATTGGACACCTGGTATCACTCTCCGTACCCTGAGGAGTATGCTCGGCTAGGGCGGCTGTACATGTGTGAGTTCTGTCTCAAGTACATGAAGAGTCAAACAATCCTACGCCGGCACATG GCGAAATGTGTGTGGAAGCATCCTCCTGGGGATGAGATCTATCGCAAGGGATCTATCTCTGTTTTTGAAGTAGACGGCAAGAAGAATAAG ATCTACTGCCAGAACCTGTGCCTCCTCGCCAAGCTGTTTTTAGACCACAAAACCCTTTATTACGATGTGGAACCTTTTCTGTTCTATGTAATGACTGAAGCTGACAATACCGGCTGCCATCTTATAGGCTACTTCTCAAAG GAAAAGAACTCTTTCCTGAACTACAATGTGTCGTGTATCCTGACTATGCCGCAGTACATGAGACAGGGTTATGGGAAGATGCTAATAGACTTCA GCTACTTGCTATCCAAGGTGGAGGAGAAGGTGGGGTCTCCAGAACGCCCTCTCTCTGACCTTGGTCTAATAAGCTACCGTAGTTACTGGAAGGAGGTTCTGTTACGATACCTGCACACTTTCCAGGGCAAGGAAATCTCTATCAAAG AAATTAGCCAGGAGACGGCTGTAAATCCTGTCGATATTGTGAGCACCCTGCAGGCCTTACAGATGCTGAAATACTGGAAGGGAAAGCATCTTGTACTAAAGAGACAG GATTTAATTGATGAATGGGCAGCAAAAGAAGCCAAAAGAAGCAACAGCAATAAGACAATGGACCCGAGCTGCCTGAAATGGACACCCCCCAAAGGaacatga
- the KAT7 gene encoding histone acetyltransferase KAT7 isoform X3, whose amino-acid sequence MPRRKRNAGSSSDGTEDSDFSTDMEHTDSSESDANSRGPARITRSTARLSQSSQDSSPVGNLQSFGAEEPAYSTRRVTRSQQQPTPVTPKKYPLRQTRSSGSETEQAVDFCDRDAKNAGDHDESPPRTPTGNAPSSESDIDISSPNVSHDESIAKDMSMKDSGSDLSHRPKRRRFHESYNFNMKCPTPGCNSLGHLTGKHERHFSISGCPLYHNLSADECKNCDEFQVRGQSRDKQVEDRMLSHRQDENNRHATRHQAPTERQLRYKEKVTEMRKKRNSGLTKEQKEKYMEHRQTYGNTREPLLENLTSEYDLELFRRAQARASEDLEKLRLQGQITEGSNMIKTIVFGRYELDTWYHSPYPEEYARLGRLYMCEFCLKYMKSQTILRRHMAKCVWKHPPGDEIYRKGSISVFEVDGKKNKIYCQNLCLLAKLFLDHKTLYYDVEPFLFYVMTEADNTGCHLIGYFSKEKNSFLNYNVSCILTMPQYMRQGYGKMLIDFSYLLSKVEEKVGSPERPLSDLGLISYRSYWKEVLLRYLHTFQGKEISIKEISQETAVNPVDIVSTLQALQMLKYWKGKHLVLKRQDLIDEWAAKEAKRSNSNKTMDPSCLKWTPPKGT is encoded by the exons ATGCCCCGGAGGAAG aggaatgctggaagcagtTCGGATGGGACAGAAGATTCCGATTTCTCTACAGACATGGAGCACACAGATAGTTCTGAAAGTGACGCCAACTCCCGAGGTCCTGCACGCATCACACGGTCCACTGCCCGGCTCAGCCAGAGCTCTCAAG ATTCCAGCCCGGTTGGCAATCTGCAATCGTTTGGTGCAGAGGAGCCGGCCTACTCCACTCGGAGGGTGACCCGCAGCCAGCAGCAGCCCACCCCCGTGACTCCGAAAAAATACCCGCTCCGACAGACCCGCTCATCGGGATCGGAAACCGAGCAAGCGGTGGACTTTTGTGACAGAG ATGCTAAAAATGCCGGGGATCATGACGAATCCCCACCACGCACTCCTACCGGAAATGCCCCATCGTCAGAATCTGATATAGACATTTCAAGCCCCAACGTTTCTCATGATGAGAGCATTGCAAAGGACATGTCCATGAAGGACTCTGGCAGTGACCTGTCACACAGACCCAAGCGAAGACGGTTCCATGAAAGCTACAACTTCAATATGAAGTGTCCTACTCCCGGCTGCAACTCTCTAG GGCACCTCACTGGGAAACACGAGAGGCACTTCTCAATTTCCGGCTGCCCACTATACCACAACCTCTCTGCGGACGAGTGCAAG AATTGTGATGAATTTCAGGTAAGAGGACAGAGTCGTGACAAACAGGTCGAAGACCGAATGTTGTCCCATAGGCAGGATGAGAACAACAGGCATGCTACACGGCACCAG GCTCCCACTGAACGTCAGCTACGGTATAAAGAAAAGGTCACTGAAATGAGGAAGAAACGCAACTCTGGCTTAACCAAAGAACAGAAGGAGAAGTATATG GAACATAGACAGACATATGGCAACACGAGGGAGCCGCTGTTGGAAAACCTTACTAGCGAATATGATCTTGAACTTTTCCGAAGGGCCCAGGCCAGGGCGTCTGAGGACTTG GAGAAACTTCGTTTACAGGGACAGATCACAGAAGGAAGCAACATGATAAAGACAATAGTGTTTGGCCGATATGAATTGGACACCTGGTATCACTCTCCGTACCCTGAGGAGTATGCTCGGCTAGGGCGGCTGTACATGTGTGAGTTCTGTCTCAAGTACATGAAGAGTCAAACAATCCTACGCCGGCACATG GCGAAATGTGTGTGGAAGCATCCTCCTGGGGATGAGATCTATCGCAAGGGATCTATCTCTGTTTTTGAAGTAGACGGCAAGAAGAATAAG ATCTACTGCCAGAACCTGTGCCTCCTCGCCAAGCTGTTTTTAGACCACAAAACCCTTTATTACGATGTGGAACCTTTTCTGTTCTATGTAATGACTGAAGCTGACAATACCGGCTGCCATCTTATAGGCTACTTCTCAAAG GAAAAGAACTCTTTCCTGAACTACAATGTGTCGTGTATCCTGACTATGCCGCAGTACATGAGACAGGGTTATGGGAAGATGCTAATAGACTTCA GCTACTTGCTATCCAAGGTGGAGGAGAAGGTGGGGTCTCCAGAACGCCCTCTCTCTGACCTTGGTCTAATAAGCTACCGTAGTTACTGGAAGGAGGTTCTGTTACGATACCTGCACACTTTCCAGGGCAAGGAAATCTCTATCAAAG AAATTAGCCAGGAGACGGCTGTAAATCCTGTCGATATTGTGAGCACCCTGCAGGCCTTACAGATGCTGAAATACTGGAAGGGAAAGCATCTTGTACTAAAGAGACAG GATTTAATTGATGAATGGGCAGCAAAAGAAGCCAAAAGAAGCAACAGCAATAAGACAATGGACCCGAGCTGCCTGAAATGGACACCCCCCAAAGGaacatga
- the KAT7 gene encoding histone acetyltransferase KAT7 isoform X1 produces MVVTASRRPMLRDFGCYRWRCPRRLTRNAGSSSDGTEDSDFSTDMEHTDSSESDANSRGPARITRSTARLSQSSQDSSPVGNLQSFGAEEPAYSTRRVTRSQQQPTPVTPKKYPLRQTRSSGSETEQAVDFCDRDAKNAGDHDESPPRTPTGNAPSSESDIDISSPNVSHDESIAKDMSMKDSGSDLSHRPKRRRFHESYNFNMKCPTPGCNSLGHLTGKHERHFSISGCPLYHNLSADECKNCDEFQVRGQSRDKQVEDRMLSHRQDENNRHATRHQAPTERQLRYKEKVTEMRKKRNSGLTKEQKEKYMEHRQTYGNTREPLLENLTSEYDLELFRRAQARASEDLEKLRLQGQITEGSNMIKTIVFGRYELDTWYHSPYPEEYARLGRLYMCEFCLKYMKSQTILRRHMAKCVWKHPPGDEIYRKGSISVFEVDGKKNKIYCQNLCLLAKLFLDHKTLYYDVEPFLFYVMTEADNTGCHLIGYFSKEKNSFLNYNVSCILTMPQYMRQGYGKMLIDFSYLLSKVEEKVGSPERPLSDLGLISYRSYWKEVLLRYLHTFQGKEISIKEISQETAVNPVDIVSTLQALQMLKYWKGKHLVLKRQDLIDEWAAKEAKRSNSNKTMDPSCLKWTPPKGT; encoded by the exons ATGGTGGTGACAGCGTcccggcgtcccatgctccgtgATTTTGGCTGTTATAGGTGGAGATGTCCTCGCAGACTGACC aggaatgctggaagcagtTCGGATGGGACAGAAGATTCCGATTTCTCTACAGACATGGAGCACACAGATAGTTCTGAAAGTGACGCCAACTCCCGAGGTCCTGCACGCATCACACGGTCCACTGCCCGGCTCAGCCAGAGCTCTCAAG ATTCCAGCCCGGTTGGCAATCTGCAATCGTTTGGTGCAGAGGAGCCGGCCTACTCCACTCGGAGGGTGACCCGCAGCCAGCAGCAGCCCACCCCCGTGACTCCGAAAAAATACCCGCTCCGACAGACCCGCTCATCGGGATCGGAAACCGAGCAAGCGGTGGACTTTTGTGACAGAG ATGCTAAAAATGCCGGGGATCATGACGAATCCCCACCACGCACTCCTACCGGAAATGCCCCATCGTCAGAATCTGATATAGACATTTCAAGCCCCAACGTTTCTCATGATGAGAGCATTGCAAAGGACATGTCCATGAAGGACTCTGGCAGTGACCTGTCACACAGACCCAAGCGAAGACGGTTCCATGAAAGCTACAACTTCAATATGAAGTGTCCTACTCCCGGCTGCAACTCTCTAG GGCACCTCACTGGGAAACACGAGAGGCACTTCTCAATTTCCGGCTGCCCACTATACCACAACCTCTCTGCGGACGAGTGCAAG AATTGTGATGAATTTCAGGTAAGAGGACAGAGTCGTGACAAACAGGTCGAAGACCGAATGTTGTCCCATAGGCAGGATGAGAACAACAGGCATGCTACACGGCACCAG GCTCCCACTGAACGTCAGCTACGGTATAAAGAAAAGGTCACTGAAATGAGGAAGAAACGCAACTCTGGCTTAACCAAAGAACAGAAGGAGAAGTATATG GAACATAGACAGACATATGGCAACACGAGGGAGCCGCTGTTGGAAAACCTTACTAGCGAATATGATCTTGAACTTTTCCGAAGGGCCCAGGCCAGGGCGTCTGAGGACTTG GAGAAACTTCGTTTACAGGGACAGATCACAGAAGGAAGCAACATGATAAAGACAATAGTGTTTGGCCGATATGAATTGGACACCTGGTATCACTCTCCGTACCCTGAGGAGTATGCTCGGCTAGGGCGGCTGTACATGTGTGAGTTCTGTCTCAAGTACATGAAGAGTCAAACAATCCTACGCCGGCACATG GCGAAATGTGTGTGGAAGCATCCTCCTGGGGATGAGATCTATCGCAAGGGATCTATCTCTGTTTTTGAAGTAGACGGCAAGAAGAATAAG ATCTACTGCCAGAACCTGTGCCTCCTCGCCAAGCTGTTTTTAGACCACAAAACCCTTTATTACGATGTGGAACCTTTTCTGTTCTATGTAATGACTGAAGCTGACAATACCGGCTGCCATCTTATAGGCTACTTCTCAAAG GAAAAGAACTCTTTCCTGAACTACAATGTGTCGTGTATCCTGACTATGCCGCAGTACATGAGACAGGGTTATGGGAAGATGCTAATAGACTTCA GCTACTTGCTATCCAAGGTGGAGGAGAAGGTGGGGTCTCCAGAACGCCCTCTCTCTGACCTTGGTCTAATAAGCTACCGTAGTTACTGGAAGGAGGTTCTGTTACGATACCTGCACACTTTCCAGGGCAAGGAAATCTCTATCAAAG AAATTAGCCAGGAGACGGCTGTAAATCCTGTCGATATTGTGAGCACCCTGCAGGCCTTACAGATGCTGAAATACTGGAAGGGAAAGCATCTTGTACTAAAGAGACAG GATTTAATTGATGAATGGGCAGCAAAAGAAGCCAAAAGAAGCAACAGCAATAAGACAATGGACCCGAGCTGCCTGAAATGGACACCCCCCAAAGGaacatga
- the KAT7 gene encoding histone acetyltransferase KAT7 isoform X4 — translation MPRRKRNAGSSSDGTEDSDFSTDMEHTDSSESDANSRGPARITRSTARLSQSSQDSSPVGNLQSFGAEEPAYSTRRVTRSQQQPTPVTPKKYPLRQTRSSGSETEQAVDFCDRDAKNAGDHDESPPRTPTGNAPSSESDIDISSPNVSHDESIAKDMSMKDSGSDLSHRPKRRRFHESYNFNMKCPTPGCNSLGHLTGKHERHFSISGCPLYHNLSADECKVRGQSRDKQVEDRMLSHRQDENNRHATRHQAPTERQLRYKEKVTEMRKKRNSGLTKEQKEKYMEHRQTYGNTREPLLENLTSEYDLELFRRAQARASEDLEKLRLQGQITEGSNMIKTIVFGRYELDTWYHSPYPEEYARLGRLYMCEFCLKYMKSQTILRRHMAKCVWKHPPGDEIYRKGSISVFEVDGKKNKIYCQNLCLLAKLFLDHKTLYYDVEPFLFYVMTEADNTGCHLIGYFSKEKNSFLNYNVSCILTMPQYMRQGYGKMLIDFSYLLSKVEEKVGSPERPLSDLGLISYRSYWKEVLLRYLHTFQGKEISIKEISQETAVNPVDIVSTLQALQMLKYWKGKHLVLKRQDLIDEWAAKEAKRSNSNKTMDPSCLKWTPPKGT, via the exons ATGCCCCGGAGGAAG aggaatgctggaagcagtTCGGATGGGACAGAAGATTCCGATTTCTCTACAGACATGGAGCACACAGATAGTTCTGAAAGTGACGCCAACTCCCGAGGTCCTGCACGCATCACACGGTCCACTGCCCGGCTCAGCCAGAGCTCTCAAG ATTCCAGCCCGGTTGGCAATCTGCAATCGTTTGGTGCAGAGGAGCCGGCCTACTCCACTCGGAGGGTGACCCGCAGCCAGCAGCAGCCCACCCCCGTGACTCCGAAAAAATACCCGCTCCGACAGACCCGCTCATCGGGATCGGAAACCGAGCAAGCGGTGGACTTTTGTGACAGAG ATGCTAAAAATGCCGGGGATCATGACGAATCCCCACCACGCACTCCTACCGGAAATGCCCCATCGTCAGAATCTGATATAGACATTTCAAGCCCCAACGTTTCTCATGATGAGAGCATTGCAAAGGACATGTCCATGAAGGACTCTGGCAGTGACCTGTCACACAGACCCAAGCGAAGACGGTTCCATGAAAGCTACAACTTCAATATGAAGTGTCCTACTCCCGGCTGCAACTCTCTAG GGCACCTCACTGGGAAACACGAGAGGCACTTCTCAATTTCCGGCTGCCCACTATACCACAACCTCTCTGCGGACGAGTGCAAG GTAAGAGGACAGAGTCGTGACAAACAGGTCGAAGACCGAATGTTGTCCCATAGGCAGGATGAGAACAACAGGCATGCTACACGGCACCAG GCTCCCACTGAACGTCAGCTACGGTATAAAGAAAAGGTCACTGAAATGAGGAAGAAACGCAACTCTGGCTTAACCAAAGAACAGAAGGAGAAGTATATG GAACATAGACAGACATATGGCAACACGAGGGAGCCGCTGTTGGAAAACCTTACTAGCGAATATGATCTTGAACTTTTCCGAAGGGCCCAGGCCAGGGCGTCTGAGGACTTG GAGAAACTTCGTTTACAGGGACAGATCACAGAAGGAAGCAACATGATAAAGACAATAGTGTTTGGCCGATATGAATTGGACACCTGGTATCACTCTCCGTACCCTGAGGAGTATGCTCGGCTAGGGCGGCTGTACATGTGTGAGTTCTGTCTCAAGTACATGAAGAGTCAAACAATCCTACGCCGGCACATG GCGAAATGTGTGTGGAAGCATCCTCCTGGGGATGAGATCTATCGCAAGGGATCTATCTCTGTTTTTGAAGTAGACGGCAAGAAGAATAAG ATCTACTGCCAGAACCTGTGCCTCCTCGCCAAGCTGTTTTTAGACCACAAAACCCTTTATTACGATGTGGAACCTTTTCTGTTCTATGTAATGACTGAAGCTGACAATACCGGCTGCCATCTTATAGGCTACTTCTCAAAG GAAAAGAACTCTTTCCTGAACTACAATGTGTCGTGTATCCTGACTATGCCGCAGTACATGAGACAGGGTTATGGGAAGATGCTAATAGACTTCA GCTACTTGCTATCCAAGGTGGAGGAGAAGGTGGGGTCTCCAGAACGCCCTCTCTCTGACCTTGGTCTAATAAGCTACCGTAGTTACTGGAAGGAGGTTCTGTTACGATACCTGCACACTTTCCAGGGCAAGGAAATCTCTATCAAAG AAATTAGCCAGGAGACGGCTGTAAATCCTGTCGATATTGTGAGCACCCTGCAGGCCTTACAGATGCTGAAATACTGGAAGGGAAAGCATCTTGTACTAAAGAGACAG GATTTAATTGATGAATGGGCAGCAAAAGAAGCCAAAAGAAGCAACAGCAATAAGACAATGGACCCGAGCTGCCTGAAATGGACACCCCCCAAAGGaacatga